GAGACGACGGTCAGCAGTGTTTGGGTCCAAAGTCACTgtacctgagagagagagagagagagagagagagagagagagagagagagagagagagagagagagagagagagagagagagagagactcttCAGATAAATGTTGATGATGAGAGTAAATCTGAAGTCAGTGTTGTATTTTGTACTCACTGTATTCAACTTTCTCCTTCATCTTGTGTATGACAGTAAACTTCAGGTTGCGGAGATGTTTTGCTACATTGATCATCATTCCTGAGATGTCCTCTGGATCTGACGTTCTACACTGAACTCTGGAAGAACATTCAGGAGTCTGAGATTCTGCTGTGAGTTTAGATTCACAATCACTGAGAGAAAAAGCAAACACAATACAAACCTCTCCATTGTGCTCTTAAAGTCctgttaaaaacacacacatgcagattATTCATTACATTTCACTTGAATGTTTGAAAATGACAATCATAGATTTGTAGATTgaagttccctttcaagggatacTTGACGCTGTGTCATGTAATGACATTATGGGGAACGCTATGCAGCGTGACGCGCGTGAATATTGTGTCAActagggctgtttctcaattccaagaacgcaaagaacggacttgcgtcctcgtggagatcggtcttgccaggcgaccttggaagaacgaactcggaagttttgccgcaatgacttctggggcgtaaagcgatttcagcaagtctgcactcgatgcatcctcgatatcaagaacacatccgggtattttcatgcgtcctctgtccttgcgttcttgagaattggaatgaacttcgaccgttaatgatgacgtagagcgaggacacgaggacgcaagatcgctgaagaacgcatattgagaaacagcctaggtctatatatagacgccggcggatgacgtcaaaagTGACGTGGCAACGCGAGGCTATAAATAGGCGGAAATAATATAGGTCAAACAGCTTCTGCTATTTCAGCGAACGCTTGTGTGAAGGTGAATGTGTCTAAATCTATATCTAGtgagattagattagattagattagtttAAAAAACTAGGGAAACATGGATAAGAGAAAGGGATTTAGAAGTGTGTTACCCCCTGTCCTAGATTATTATTGACGGGGATAGCAcgagctttgtgtgtgtgtgtgtttggtgcGGACTACACGCACGCATTCCCCGAGGGGGAGGCGTGCGGGCATTGTGAGGAAATACCATTCAAATGCTCCGCTCTCGATGGGTTTTCGCAAGCGTGGTTCAACGGGTGCCCGTGAGCGGCTTCACCCGTTTTATCCGCGAGTGTTGTGAATTACTCTAGTTCTGAGGATCTAGATGTAATTAATGTGTATACAGAAAACAAACCCCGCAAGCCTCGTGGTTCAACGGGTGCCCGTGAGCGGCTTCACCCGTTTTATCCGCGAGTGTTGTGAATTACTCTAGTTCTGAGGATCTAGatgtaattaatgtttatacagaAAACACAAAGCTTACTGATTTATACCCTTTCTCCATGTTACGAAGAACTATTATGTTGTGACCCGATCGGCTGTAACAATCTAATATTGACTTTACTGACCAGCACAAAGTGAAGGCTGCCAGTGAACTTGACGAAAGAGGTTTAACTTTCTTCCCTGATTTACACTGATAAGTTTTTAAACGGAAAACCATGCAGATATGCAGACTCCTCTCATTTATTGTTAAACACATCAGCGAGTTTCTTAACCCTTTTTGGgggttttttaaataatgcagaTACGGCAAATGTCCGTATTGAAAGTATCTCGCGGTTTATTTGTTGCGAGAGACAGCAACAATGTAAATGGATTAACAAGTTTATATGGTCGCGGGTCGCGATGGAGCATGCCTTCGCAATATTGGCATTCTTCACGCATATCAAGCAGATATTGTATGAAATAAAGGGTGAACCTGAATCCTGTAATATTAGATGAGCTCAGGAGAGCGGAGCTTCTCTCCGTGCTACTAAAGAAACGGGTTTTTCCTCGTAGCAGTTTCCCCCGAGAATCTGCATCTAAACAGTATTAACACAACATACAGATAACAAAAACAGAGTGTTGTCTCTTGTGCCCCCCCCCCTCTCCCTCAGAGAGCTTGGGGGACGAAACAACAACCAGCAACCAGAGAGGCATATAAGGCTGATCTGAGAGCAGTCATTATCTCAAATCATAAGGCTGTGTTAAAGGGGTCCTGTCGTTCACAAGTGGCCTCTTAAGGCACTTCTCATGGAGCACAGATAAAACCTGTGCCTGATGTGCCCTCACATACAAAATAGTTTGTTAACCCCTTATGTTCCGTCTTCATTAAAGAAGACCTAATTTTTGTCTCCATTAAAAAAGACATATAAAACAGAACAATAGGGAATTTTTAGTAGCTCAGCTGTGCCCTGCCGGTCCTCCGCTTCAGGGCAGTGAGCATTCTGGAGTCCATCTCCTTTTTAGGGCATTTTTTCCATGagtgaaaaaaaaaagtcacaaaatgGCTGCTAGAGGGTATAGAGAGAGGCTACATAATTCAGTTTGTTTCCCATCCTCCCAGGTTCGGAGGGGTTTTACCCACCGAGGTGGGCCCTGGAAAAAGACCACCTTATTAAAGGAGTAGGTCATTGCTTTATAGCCATTATTTTATTGTACCAAAGAAGGATGGAGGGCTGAGGCCTATTTAGATCGATCTCTGAAGAGATAAAAATTCTAAAACTGACAATTCCTTTTATTGTGGCGTTAATCAGGTCTGAGGACTGGTTCGTCATGATACATTTTAAGGACCCCTATGTCCATATATCTATCCTCCTGCAGCATCTGGAAATCCCAGGATTGCTTTCGGGGGCAAACCATACCAATATCGGGTTCTGCCGTTCAGAGTAGTTCTTTCACAGCGCATAATGCATGGATTTAACCCTTGCTCCTCTGAGACTTCAAGGGATCCAAATACTTAATTACATAGACTATTGGCTTGTGTTAGTCCAGTCTCGAGACATGGCAGTTCGGCATCGAGATGTCGTCCTTGCCCATATGAAGCGCCTAGGGCTACGGAACAACGCCAAAAAGGGCATTTTAACCCACTAGCAGAAAATATTATTTCTTTGGGTAACTTGGGACTCAGTGAGGATGTAGGCACGTATGTTTCCTACACATACAGAGTCGATCCTGGCATCAGTGTCTAGGATCAGATAAGGCCAATTTTACACCGTAAAGCACTTTCTAGAGTGTTAGGTCCGTTGGCGGCAGCATCTAGTATTAGGGAGGCCTGAGGTCGCGCCCTCTATACAGACTGGCGCATCAGGTTCTCCTTTGGTCTCACGGGAAATTTTTTGTCATTCAGACATCCCCAGGGTCCAGAATGTGAGAGCAGACACCCTGTCGAGGCAGGGGCTGAGGTTGTAAAGCCCATACTATTCGAAAGattatggtttaaaatggaGATTACTCCAGATTTAAGATCCACTATTTCTGTTTTTATGCTCCTATTACTAAGGGCTCTCTTTAGTGTTTCGAAAGCCCTTTTCATGGCCTCTTTCAAACACATTTGACTTGTGTGCAGATACATTTCTGTCACTGAAGTTAGCCTTTTTATTAGCCATCATAGTTCAACAGGTGCCCGTAAGTCGGCTTCATCCGTTTTAACTGTGAGGGCTGTGAATTACTCTAGTTCTGAGGATCTAGatgtaattaatgtttatacataaaacacaaatgagctccacacaaaaataaaaatattttaaatggagACTATTCACTACTCGGTTTagtgacaaacatttatttccaaactgcccagtggcttcagttctggaatttttacaaAATCGGTTTTCATCCGGTTTATATCCATTTACTACCAGAGTATAGGCTGCGGCTATCTCTGTGTCTATGCTCCTATTTCTAAGGGTTTCTATCTGTAGTGTTTCGAAAGCCCTTCTCATGGCCTCTTTCAATCACATTTGACTCATGTACAGATACATTTTCTGTCACTGAAGTTAGCCTTTTTTTATTAGCCATCATGGTTCAACGGGTGCCTGTGAGTCGGCTTCACCCGTTTTAACTGTGAGGGCTGTGAATTACTCTAGTTCTGAGGATCTAGatgtaattaatgtttatacagaaaaacacaaatgagCTCCAGTTGAAATTAAGGCTATTTTTAATGGAGGCTATTCACTACTCGGGGTAGTGACAAACATTTACTTCCAAACTACCCATtggcttcagttctggaatttttacaatACCGTTTTTTCATCCGGTTTATATCCATTTACTACCAGAGTATAGGCTGCAGCTATCTCTGTTTTTATGCTCTTATTACTAAGGGCTCTATCTGTAGTTGTTTCGAAAGCCCTTCTCATGGCCTCTTTCGAACACATTGATTCATGTACAGATAAAGTTCTGTCACTGAAGTTAGCCTTTTTATTAGCCATCACTTCTCTGAGGAGAGTGAGTGACTTCTTATTCATGCCTGGAGTTCGCTTCAGACGAATTAAGGCTATTTTAACTACCTGGTGTAGTGACGACATATTTAGTTCCAAACTGCCCAGtggcttcagttctggaatttttacaatACCGGTTTTTTATCCGGTTTATACCCAGAGTATATGCTGAGGCTATCTCTGGTTTCACACTCGTATCCCTGAGGGCTCTATGGGTAGTAGCATCACTTCTCTGAGGAGAGTGAGTGACTAACAAGCTTATCAGCTGCTTCTTTATGCCTGGAGTTTCACTCCAGGCGACATTTAAGGCTGTTTTAAATGGAGATTATTCACTACTCTCTGTAGTGACAAACATTTACTTCCAAACTGCCCACtggcttcagttctggaatttttacaatACCGGGTTTTCATCCGGTTTATATCCATTTACTATCGGAGTATATGCTGCGGCTATCTCTGCCTTCACGCCTTATTGCGTGGTACATTTAGGATGAGGCCTCCTGCTCAAATCAGAGTTCCAGTATGGGACCTGGCAGTAGTTCTGAAAGGGGTTCTTTATGGCACCTTTCGAACCCATTAACTTGTGTACAGTTAAGTTTCTGTCACTAGAGTTAGCCTTTTTATTAGCCATCACTTCTCCGAGGAGAGTGGGCAACTTCCAAGCTTATCAGCTTCTTCTCTACCCTGGAGTTTGCTTCAGGACATATTAAGGCTATTTGCACCCAAGACCGGGTTATGTTCCCAAGGTTCCTAGCAATGTGGCTAGAACATTGGACTTTCAGGTTTTTCATCCTCCTCCTCAAGAGTCGGCGGATCAACAGAGGCTACATCTTCTATGCCCTGAGGGGTTTTTAGaggtttacattaatagatCTTCCACCTTAGAAGATCCGACCAACCTTTGGTCTGTGTTTGGTTCTCCAAGAGAGAACATTCTTCCTCTAAACAAACAATCAATAATTGATTGTGGAGGCTATTTTTATAGCGTATGAGGTGCACATTATGTTTTCACCTCTGCGAAAATTAGGGCACACTCGACTAGGAGTATGGCGTCTTATCTGGCCCCTTTGTCAGGGACCTCCGTGCTTTGTGGTGTGGCGGGATAATCTCCCCCACACATTTTTATGAGGTATTATGTTTTTAGACCTCCCTTTTCTACCGGGATCTCAGgtctttatgtcttaagttgTGCGTAGACACCTTCACACTTACAGACAGTCACAATTAATTATAGCGTAGTGGGTATCTCGTTCCCCATAATGTCATTACATGACACAGCGTCAAgtatcccttgaaagggaacgtcaggttacgactgtaaccgtggttccctgagatagggaacgagacgctgtgtcccTTTGCCATAACTCCTTGTGCCTGTAGCATTCGCTTCAATTTTAACAGAAGCTGTTTGACCTATATTATTTCCGCCTATTTATAGCCTCGCGTTGCCACGTCACTcttgacgtcatccgccggcgTCTATATATAGACCTAGTTGACACAATATTCACGCGCGTCACGCTGCATAGCGTTCCCCATAATGTCATTAcatgacacagcgtctcgttccctatcTCAGGGAACCACGGTTACAGTCGTAACCTGACGTTCTTTCTTCTCACCTGTAGGAATGAAACATCTTCAGCTGTCATCTGCTTCTCTATGACTCTGATAGTGTGTGAAAGAGATGAAATCTCACTGCTCATCTTCTCAATCTTCTCCTTCATCATCTGACTCTTCTGCTCCTCTTCCTCTCTCAGTGCTGTTATTCTGACTGATTCTTCATCATGTAGAAGTTGGTGAAGTTTCTCAAACTCTTCATGAATCTGCTTCTCTGTGCGTTCAGCCTGAATCTGatacaaaacacatttcacacagaAACATAATGACTGAATCAGATCTGgatcaataaatacatttacaaaatactTGTGTTTTACAACCTTGATTCACATTATGTTTCATTCAAACCTTTATATGTTCTGCAGTTTGATCCAAATTCTGTTTAAACTCCTCAAATATTCTCAGTTTCTCCTGTAAGGGTCTTAATGCAGTTTTGAGTTTCTCCTGAAAGAAATCAacattattgttatttatttgtcatcGTGATGATCAGTTATTGATGGTATTAATGTGATGAaatgttttgaatattattgATCAGACCTTATTATCAATGACAGCTTCATCGACAGGACAGAATTTGTGGTTGTTGTGAGTTCTGGAGTCTCGACACACCAAACACACCGGCTGTTGATCATCCAGACAGAAGAGTTTGAGTTTCTCATTGTGAAGATGACAAACTGATGAAGATCTCTGACTTCTCTCCTGTAAGAAAGTCTCACACAAGTTCTTCAAAGCTAAATTTGGGAGAGGTTCATCCATTGAAGATCTTCTTCTGCAAACTGGACAATCTTTAGATTCTTTACTTTCCCAGAATCTCTGAATACAGTCTTTACAGATACTGTGACTACAAGACAACAAAACAGGATTTGTAAAAATATCACAGCACACAGGACAAGAAAAATCCTCCTCAGAAAAAGATTTAGACGCCATTTTCTGAGCTTCACGATAAAATCCTTCAAAGTTTCACTTTCAGTTTAGTAAAATAATAATCCAGTTTAAACTCTCAGTGttctgtttaaaataaaactatCTTCACATCCACAGCAGAGACTCTTCATCAGAAATATTAATCATCATCCTCTTCACTAAATCATTCAGTTTTCTTAGTTAAACGAGTAAGCAGGTAAACATAAGTATCAGTGTTCTGGATCTCTGTTAAAGTGGTAGGAGTTTATTCACAACCACACCTTAGACAACAAATGAGATTTATTGTGTTAGATCAAAGGTTTTGAAAGTCTAAGACAGCCGGCCTCCCCTTTTACACAATCTACACAATGGCGCATCCTCTCAATATAAAGTGCATAAGTCCAGATATTTAATATGAAACCATTATGAAAAACAGAAGAGAACTATTTGGTTCAATATTAAAAGGGCAGAAAATATTATCTGAGATTCCAGTAACTCTCCATCAGAGTCAGAATAATCATAAGATATAAAAATAGTGAAAGACATTTTCAACAAAGCAGTAATTTAAATGGCTATTAATAATTATGCAAACATTATATCCGCTGTTTAGTGAGAGATATGAATTACATTGTTCATGTTTAGGATAGACAATCACATATATTAATAAGTGTACATCTATAAATGTGTCTAATCATAGTGACGGAGGCAAACATTGATGtcaacattattttccacaatgGACTTACAGTTGTTAAacaccagtgttgggtgtaacgcgttacaaagtaacgcgttactgtaataatattacttttttcagtaactagtagtgtaacgcattacccgtctgaaaatggtaatattattacagttttcccgAGCTAGTTACTTGCGTTACATTCGCCAGTAGCACCTTCATCACACAAAGGCACACAACACAGAGAACAAAAGGGAAGTGGAGGAGGGCGTGAATGGAACAGTGATTGGTCTAAGTTTGGCATGAGGTATCATTTACCATCACCGATTGGTCGACACCCGGCAGCAGAGCGGCACACTCAAAGACAGATCGGGAAAATGGAAGCGTCAACAACGGCAAGCTTTTTTTCAGAGGAAGGGTCGCTAGTTTCGACGGGAGGAgattcagtcattattttattatgttcaacggaaggaaaataacttgacggtgaagtgcacactctttaatgtttctccGAACGCTGTGCCCCACGTCCGGTAGCGGGTAAGGAAGCCAGCAGTAATTTTTATGTTGTATTAAAATGTGGTGTATTTATGGTGGGTTTTCTCGCCGTGGAGACCTT
This sequence is a window from Misgurnus anguillicaudatus chromosome 9, ASM2758022v2, whole genome shotgun sequence. Protein-coding genes within it:
- the LOC141349197 gene encoding E3 ubiquitin-protein ligase TRIM39-like isoform X2; this translates as MASKSFSEEDFSCPVCCDIFTNPVLLSCSHSICKDCIQRFWESKESKDCPVCRRRSSMDEPLPNLALKNLCETFLQERSQRSSSVCHLHNEKLKLFCLDDQQPVCLVCRDSRTHNNHKFCPVDEAVIDNKEKLKTALRPLQEKLRIFEEFKQNLDQTAEHIKIQAERTEKQIHEEFEKLHQLLHDEESVRITALREEEEQKSQMMKEKIEKMSSEISSLSHTIRVIEKQMTAEDVSFLQDFKSTMERVQCRTSDPEDISGMMINVAKHLRNLKFTVIHKMKEKVEYKSFNSGIHCWDVQVGDNTRWGLGVMTESAERKKSTYSRSEIWYVEYFSGKSYAVITPLKTPLRLQVKVKADRIRVELDYERGKLSFSDPLTNTHIHTFTHTFTERVYPWFSVDCNISPLVILPVKSSEQL
- the LOC141349197 gene encoding E3 ubiquitin-protein ligase TRIM39-like isoform X1, with translation MASKSFSEEDFSCPVCCDIFTNPVLLSCSHSICKDCIQRFWESKESKDCPVCRRRSSMDEPLPNLALKNLCETFLQERSQRSSSVCHLHNEKLKLFCLDDQQPVCLVCRDSRTHNNHKFCPVDEAVIDNKEKLKTALRPLQEKLRIFEEFKQNLDQTAEHIKIQAERTEKQIHEEFEKLHQLLHDEESVRITALREEEEQKSQMMKEKIEKMSSEISSLSHTIRVIEKQMTAEDVSFLQDFKSTMERVQCRTSDPEDISGMMINVAKHLRNLKFTVIHKMKEKVEYSTVTLDPNTADRRLFLSDDLTSVRRSKDAALLPDNPERFDECSCVLGSESFNSGIHCWDVQVGDNTRWGLGVMTESAERKKSTYSRSEIWYVEYFSGKSYAVITPLKTPLRLQVKVKADRIRVELDYERGKLSFSDPLTNTHIHTFTHTFTERVYPWFSVDCNISPLVILPVKSSEQL